A genomic region of Solanum dulcamara chromosome 2, daSolDulc1.2, whole genome shotgun sequence contains the following coding sequences:
- the LOC129880068 gene encoding uncharacterized protein LOC129880068 isoform X1 — protein sequence MAKFIEEKLDGLEILSIGKLYTGTWDKKYWSSSRGKDRYPYPIGYNALRTQNGVSYKMEIHEGLNGPLFTISSTDGQSCSGQTPEIAWESFQKKGCQLKLLHGKRYSSKIDGVEFFGFKNTFVQRLLRELVANISGTPEQNFSSSLSLRNDTYEAVNQTEHMVPKTDPNMLTHMENPQSAGKRNRKGRTNNIKSAANTSLKKPRRQALNPGQQEYGEHPPPFSSSKESCNSSEALEESETLQTITEREKVMVPVVESFHKDDHLKVDSLSSQGERKLLNPETEIPLAELVANINGMPEQNILSSLSLRNETSEAVNQTEHMRSKTDPNLLIHMENPQSAGKINRKGRTNNIKSAANTSLKKRRCPNKSCDIKALNSGQQEYGEHPPPFSSSSSSKGSCNSSEALQESETWQTINARDLVPAVESFDKDDHMKVDSLSSQGGRKHLNPKAEIPLEELVANISRTPEQNLLSSISLTNETSEAVIQTENTGSKTDPKLLKHLEKPQSVAKRKSKGRTNNIKSAANTSLKTPRRQNKSCDIKALNPGQQEYGEHPPPFSSSKESCNSSEALEESETLQTITEREKVLVPVVESFHKDDHLKVDSLSSQGGRKHLNCETEKPLEEYTELLKDGKLFDRSKVLDEQVTENQMAEEKDGESLVENGTYRINDANLWAADTLDHPPDDSFSLTAEIVKDVVSAVTTIVPDSLIIDLHPESEMGTSHLEVNSQKSESDSAGHEIANSMMTFLLPRALPLLRTYTRKKKNDIKSPEISIHNSRDENKKIDPYLDSTSVSKLDKNSLLRQKKENTNFPVRGCVPASTACSLAEAVVPDSFDNSEGGYTPSLGLAQILRVAEVAKEDQSVQGLQTSRPEIVGPSKHDNLEAAACNGETGTETENDFLPSTHKFVQASRKEINRTQRTGAIVSGTLTNIPPSAESMVQHVSLSESIICRDFRDDSVPESKGDINAMHTSHFLQGSSSKQHQSEQSVSTDDPYIEGQPVNFNAKERFTNTNGTPFKLASKSQDQGMDQMLDHIQTSKLLDSTAINTEDNLTEVLSRDQQCVRFTGPLLDKQNQKINFSADTTEKKENNENVNIEVQKDLKTDSERSGVLKVIAGYAHPMPISSVLLSTQENDLYICVLCGQPLDEDRTIFMYKVPMEGEERGCPSFIGHVSIRFQFSDGAFRGDIELDSAAVQLTPIGQSLVLFNTVRAPSCREGDIKCRCSLCDLNLFEENAVKIVQIRNGYLSLITKLKTKLRVCCILVCPPDHLVAVEESGKLYIWIMNSKWSAQMEECCLLPPDCPPFSAMKLKRIPNFASLVLGYNGFGEFSLWDINKCMLVSKFSATSSSVFQCLPLSLFRWQRKFTVPTAVTEEIINEITDVTKMSFLEKRDNLPFYSIEDKDVAIWILISTAPDSNLSAYQSSEQQSDPVHWWRLALLVNNTVIMGNSLDPRATAIGFSAGHGIIGRSDGLVYMWELTTGERLQTLHHFKDAAVSSIVSDDSSHRAVAIASDGGQLLVYLPS from the exons ATGGCGAAGTTTATCGAGGAGAAATTGGACGGCCTGGAAATACTATCAATTGGAAAGCTTTACACTGGTACATGGGATAAGAAGTACTGGAGCTCCTCTAGG GGCAAAGATCGCTATCCTTATCCTATTGGATACAATGCTCTAAGGACTCAAAATGGAGTCTCTTACAAAATGGAAATTCATGAAGGCCTCAACGGGCCATTATTTACG ATTAGTTCTACAGATGGGCAGTCATGTAGTGGGCAAACTCCAGAGATTGCAtgggagagtttccagaaaaaAGGATGTCAACTAAAATTGTTGCATGGAAAGAGATACTCCAGTAAGATTGATGGTGTGGAG TTTTTCGGGTTCAAGAACACATTTGTTCAGAGGTTACTCAGGGAATTGGTGGCAAATATCAGTGGAACACCAGAGCAGAATTTCTCGTCGTCTCTCTCTCTTAGGAATGACACATATGAGGCAGTAAACCAAACTGAACACATGGTACCAAAAACAGATCCTAATATGCTAACACACATGGAAAACCCACAAAGTGCTGGGAAGAGAAATAGGAAAGGTAGAACCAATAATATCAAGTCAGCTGCCAATACCAGTCTCAAAAAACCTCGACGTCAAGCTTTGAATCCTGGACAACAAGAATATGGTGAACATCCGCCTCCCTTCTCCTCAAGTAAAGAGTCTTGCAACAGTTCAGAAGCATTGGAAGAATCAGAGACCTTGCAAACAATAACTGAGAGAGAAAAAGTTATGGTTCCAGTTGTAGAATCTTTTCACAAAGATGATCATCTGAAAGTAGATAGTCTTAGTTCTCAAGGAGAGAGGAAGCTTTTGAATCCCGAGACTGAAATACCATTAGCAGAATTGGTGGCAAATATCAACGGAATGCCGGAACAGAATATCTTGTCGTCTCTCTCTCTTAGGAATGAGACATCTGAGGCAGTAAACCAAACTGAACACATGAGATCAAAAACAGATCCTAATCTGCTAATACATATGGAAAACCCACAAAGTGCTGGGAAGATAAATAGGAAAGGTAGAACCAATAATATCAAGTCAGCTGCCAATACCAGTCTCAAAAAACGTCGATGTCCGAATAAAAGTTGTGACATCAAAGCTTTGAATTCCGGCCAACAGGAATATGGTGAACATCCACCTCCCTTCTCCTCAAGTTCATCAAGTAAAGGATCTTGCAATAGTTCAGAAGCATTGCAAGAGTCAGAGACCTGGCAAACAATAAATGCGAGAGATCTGGTTCCAGCTGTAGAatcttttgataaagatgatcATATGAAAGTAGATAGTCTTAGCTCTCAAGGAGGGAGGAAGCATTTGAATCCCAAGGCTGAAATACCATTAGAAGAATTGGTGGCAAATATCAGTAGAACTCCAGAGCAGAATCTCTTGTCGTCTATCTCTCTTACGAATGAGACATCTGAGGCAGTAATCCAAACTGAAAACACGGGATCAAAAACAGATCCTAAACTACTAAAGCACTTGGAAAAACCACAAAGTGTTGCGAAGAGAAAAAGTAAAGGTAGAACAAATAATATAAAGTCAGCTGCCAATACCAGTCTCAAAACACCTCGACGTCAGAATAAAAGTTGCGACATCAAAGCTTTGAATCCCGGACAACAAGAATATGGTGAACATCCGCCTCCCTTCTCCTCAAGTAAAGAGTCTTGCAACAGTTCAGAAGCATTGGAAGAATCAGAGACCTTGCAAACAATAACTGAGAGAGAAAAAGTTCTGGTTCCAGTTGTAGAATCTTTTCACAAAGATGATCATCTGAAAGTAGATAGTCTTAGTTCTCAAGGAGGGAGGAAGCATTTAAATTGTGAGACTGAAAAACCATTAGAAGAATATACGGAATTACTAAAAGATGGAAAGCTG TTTGATAGGTCAAAAGTTCTGGATGAGCAGGTAACTGAAAACCAAATGGCTGAAGAGAAGGATGGAGAATCACTGGTTGAGAATGGAACATACAGAATTAATGATGCCAATCTTTGGGCAGCTGATACTTTAGATCATCCACCAG ATGATTCTTTTAGTCTCACTGCAGAGATTGTGAAGGATGTTGTATCTGCTGTTACTACCATTGTTCCTGACTCTCTAATAATTGATTTACATCCAGAAAGTGAAATGGGTACATCTCATTTGGAAGTGAACTCACAGAAAAGTGAGTCAGATTCTGCTGGACATGAAATAGCCAACTCAATGATGACATTTCTGCTTCCTCGAGCACTTCCTCTGCTTAGGACATAcactagaaagaaaaagaatgatataAAATCACCAGAAATATCTATCCACAATTCTCGGGACGAAAATAAGAAGATCGACCCTTATCTTGACTCCACATCTG TCAGCAAGCTTGACAAGAATTCACTGCTTAGACAGAAGAAGGAGAATACCAATTTTCCAGTTCGAGGTTGTGTTCCAGCATCTACAGCTTGTTCCCTTGCTGAAGCTGTTGTCCCTGATAGTTTTGATAATTCTGAAGGTGGATATACTCCAAGTCTGGGGTTAGCTCAGATTCTACGAGTAGCTGAAGTTGCTAAAGAAGATCAAAGTGTTCAAGGTTTACAAACCAGCAGGCCTGAAATCGTGGGGCCATCAAAGCATGATAATTTAGAAGCAGCAGCTTGCAATGGTGAAACAG GAACAGAAACAGAAAATGACTTCTTACCGAGTACACATAAATTTGTTCAAGCATCAAGAAAGGAAATTAACAGAACCCAAAGGACTGGCGCAATTGTCAGTGGGACCTTAACTAACATTCCACCTTCTGCTGAATCAATGGTGCAGCATGTGTCTTTATCTGAAAGTATCATCTGCAGAGATTTCAGAGATGATTCTGTTCCAGAGTCAAAAGGGGATATAAATGCAATGCACACCTCACATTTCTTGCAAGGGAGCTCTTCTAAGCAGCACCAAAGTGAACAATCTGTATCTACTGATGATCCCTACATTGAAGGACAGCCCGTTAACTTCAATGCAAAAGAAAGGTTCACTAATACCAATGGTACACCTTTTAAATTGGCCTCCAAATCACAAGATCAAGGAATGGATCAGATGTTAGACCATATTCAAACTTCAAAGTTGCTTGATTCAACCGCAATTAATACTGAAGACAACTTGACTGAAGTGTTGTCTAGAGACCAACAATGTGTCAGGTTTACTGGTCCTCTGTTAGATAAGCAAAACCAGAAGATAAATTTTTCTGCTGACACCACTGAGAAAAAGGAGAATAATGAGAATGTAAACATAGAAGTGCAGAAAGATTTAAAGACTGACAGTGAAAGAAGTGGTGTTCTCAAGGTTATTGCAGGCTATGCCCATCCCATGCCAATATCATCAGTGCTATTAAGTACACAAGAAAATGATCTTTATATTTGTGTTTTATGTGGCCAACCATTGGATGAGGATAGAACTATTTTCATGTACAAGGTCCCAATGGAAGGAGAAGAAAGGGGGTGCCCTTCTTTTATTGGTCACGTTTCTATACGTTTCCAATTTTCAGATGGTGCCTTTCGTGGAGAT ATTGAACTGGACAGTGCTGCTGTGCAGTTGACACCAATTGGGCAATCACTTGTGTTGTTCAACACTGTAAGAGCCCCAAGCTGCAG GGAGGGTGATATAAAGTGCCGGTGCTCATTATGTGATTTGAATCTTTTCGAGGAAAATGCAGTAAAGATTGTGCAAATTAGAAATGGTTATCTCTCTCTCATTACTAAACTGAAAACGAAGCTAAGGGTCTGTTGTATATTGGTTTGTCCACCTGATCACCTTGTGGCTGTGGAAGAAAGTGGAAAGCTGTACATATGGATCATGAATTCAAAATGGAG TGCGCAGATGGAAGAATGCTGTTTGCTGCCACCTGATTGCCCACCCTTTTCTGCAATGAAATTGAAAAGAATACCAAATTTTGCTAGTTTGGTTCTTGGGTACAATGGTTTTGGGGAATTTAGCCTATG GGATATAAATAAGTGCATGCTTGTGTCAAAGTTTTCTGCTACAAGTTCTTCTGTTTTTCAATGTCTTCCACTCAGTCTATTTAGATGGCAAAGAAAGTTCACTGTTCCAACGGCGGTCACTGAAGAGATTATTAACGAAATAACAGATGTCACAAAGATGTCTTTCTTGGAAAAAAGAGATAATCTACCCTTCTACTCAATAGAGGATAAAGATGTGGCAATCTGGATCCTTATTTCTACAGCTCCTGATTCAAATTTGTCTGCTTATCAATCTAGTGAGCAGCAGTCTGATCCAGTTCATTGGTGGAGGCTTGCTCTATTGGTTAATAACACAGTGATCATGGGAAATTCTCTAGACCCAAG GGCTACTGCAATTGGTTTTTCAGCTGGTCATGGGATTATTGGGAGAAGTGATGGACTGGTCTACATGTGGGAACTAACTACAGGGGAAAGGCTCCAAACTCTGCATCACTTCAAAG ATGCAGCTGTGTCATCCATTGTCTCTGACGATTCTAGCCATCGTGCAGTGGCCATAGCCAGCGATGGAGGTCAGTTGCTGGTATATTTGCCATCTTGA
- the LOC129880068 gene encoding uncharacterized protein LOC129880068 isoform X2 gives MAKFIEEKLDGLEILSIGKLYTGTWDKKYWSSSRGKDRYPYPIGYNALRTQNGVSYKMEIHEGLNGPLFTISSTDGQSCSGQTPEIAWESFQKKGCQLKLLHGKRYSSKIDGVEFFGFKNTFVQRLLRELVANISGTPEQNFSSSLSLRNDTYEAVNQTEHMVPKTDPNMLTHMENPQSAGKRNRKGRTNNIKSAANTSLKKPRRQALNPGQQEYGEHPPPFSSSKESCNSSEALEESETLQTITEREKVMVPVVESFHKDDHLKVDSLSSQGERKLLNPETEIPLAELVANINGMPEQNILSSLSLRNETSEAVNQTEHMRSKTDPNLLIHMENPQSAGKINRKGRTNNIKSAANTSLKKRRCPNKSCDIKALNSGQQEYGEHPPPFSSSSSSKGSCNSSEALQESETWQTINARDLVPAVESFDKDDHMKVDSLSSQGGRKHLNPKAEIPLEELVANISRTPEQNLLSSISLTNETSEAVIQTENTGSKTDPKLLKHLEKPQSVAKRKSKGRTNNIKSAANTSLKTPRRQNKSCDIKALNPGQQEYGEHPPPFSSSKESCNSSEALEESETLQTITEREKVLVPVVESFHKDDHLKVDSLSSQGGRKHLNCETEKPLEEYTELLKDGKLVTENQMAEEKDGESLVENGTYRINDANLWAADTLDHPPDDSFSLTAEIVKDVVSAVTTIVPDSLIIDLHPESEMGTSHLEVNSQKSESDSAGHEIANSMMTFLLPRALPLLRTYTRKKKNDIKSPEISIHNSRDENKKIDPYLDSTSVSKLDKNSLLRQKKENTNFPVRGCVPASTACSLAEAVVPDSFDNSEGGYTPSLGLAQILRVAEVAKEDQSVQGLQTSRPEIVGPSKHDNLEAAACNGETGTETENDFLPSTHKFVQASRKEINRTQRTGAIVSGTLTNIPPSAESMVQHVSLSESIICRDFRDDSVPESKGDINAMHTSHFLQGSSSKQHQSEQSVSTDDPYIEGQPVNFNAKERFTNTNGTPFKLASKSQDQGMDQMLDHIQTSKLLDSTAINTEDNLTEVLSRDQQCVRFTGPLLDKQNQKINFSADTTEKKENNENVNIEVQKDLKTDSERSGVLKVIAGYAHPMPISSVLLSTQENDLYICVLCGQPLDEDRTIFMYKVPMEGEERGCPSFIGHVSIRFQFSDGAFRGDIELDSAAVQLTPIGQSLVLFNTVRAPSCREGDIKCRCSLCDLNLFEENAVKIVQIRNGYLSLITKLKTKLRVCCILVCPPDHLVAVEESGKLYIWIMNSKWSAQMEECCLLPPDCPPFSAMKLKRIPNFASLVLGYNGFGEFSLWDINKCMLVSKFSATSSSVFQCLPLSLFRWQRKFTVPTAVTEEIINEITDVTKMSFLEKRDNLPFYSIEDKDVAIWILISTAPDSNLSAYQSSEQQSDPVHWWRLALLVNNTVIMGNSLDPRATAIGFSAGHGIIGRSDGLVYMWELTTGERLQTLHHFKDAAVSSIVSDDSSHRAVAIASDGGQLLVYLPS, from the exons ATGGCGAAGTTTATCGAGGAGAAATTGGACGGCCTGGAAATACTATCAATTGGAAAGCTTTACACTGGTACATGGGATAAGAAGTACTGGAGCTCCTCTAGG GGCAAAGATCGCTATCCTTATCCTATTGGATACAATGCTCTAAGGACTCAAAATGGAGTCTCTTACAAAATGGAAATTCATGAAGGCCTCAACGGGCCATTATTTACG ATTAGTTCTACAGATGGGCAGTCATGTAGTGGGCAAACTCCAGAGATTGCAtgggagagtttccagaaaaaAGGATGTCAACTAAAATTGTTGCATGGAAAGAGATACTCCAGTAAGATTGATGGTGTGGAG TTTTTCGGGTTCAAGAACACATTTGTTCAGAGGTTACTCAGGGAATTGGTGGCAAATATCAGTGGAACACCAGAGCAGAATTTCTCGTCGTCTCTCTCTCTTAGGAATGACACATATGAGGCAGTAAACCAAACTGAACACATGGTACCAAAAACAGATCCTAATATGCTAACACACATGGAAAACCCACAAAGTGCTGGGAAGAGAAATAGGAAAGGTAGAACCAATAATATCAAGTCAGCTGCCAATACCAGTCTCAAAAAACCTCGACGTCAAGCTTTGAATCCTGGACAACAAGAATATGGTGAACATCCGCCTCCCTTCTCCTCAAGTAAAGAGTCTTGCAACAGTTCAGAAGCATTGGAAGAATCAGAGACCTTGCAAACAATAACTGAGAGAGAAAAAGTTATGGTTCCAGTTGTAGAATCTTTTCACAAAGATGATCATCTGAAAGTAGATAGTCTTAGTTCTCAAGGAGAGAGGAAGCTTTTGAATCCCGAGACTGAAATACCATTAGCAGAATTGGTGGCAAATATCAACGGAATGCCGGAACAGAATATCTTGTCGTCTCTCTCTCTTAGGAATGAGACATCTGAGGCAGTAAACCAAACTGAACACATGAGATCAAAAACAGATCCTAATCTGCTAATACATATGGAAAACCCACAAAGTGCTGGGAAGATAAATAGGAAAGGTAGAACCAATAATATCAAGTCAGCTGCCAATACCAGTCTCAAAAAACGTCGATGTCCGAATAAAAGTTGTGACATCAAAGCTTTGAATTCCGGCCAACAGGAATATGGTGAACATCCACCTCCCTTCTCCTCAAGTTCATCAAGTAAAGGATCTTGCAATAGTTCAGAAGCATTGCAAGAGTCAGAGACCTGGCAAACAATAAATGCGAGAGATCTGGTTCCAGCTGTAGAatcttttgataaagatgatcATATGAAAGTAGATAGTCTTAGCTCTCAAGGAGGGAGGAAGCATTTGAATCCCAAGGCTGAAATACCATTAGAAGAATTGGTGGCAAATATCAGTAGAACTCCAGAGCAGAATCTCTTGTCGTCTATCTCTCTTACGAATGAGACATCTGAGGCAGTAATCCAAACTGAAAACACGGGATCAAAAACAGATCCTAAACTACTAAAGCACTTGGAAAAACCACAAAGTGTTGCGAAGAGAAAAAGTAAAGGTAGAACAAATAATATAAAGTCAGCTGCCAATACCAGTCTCAAAACACCTCGACGTCAGAATAAAAGTTGCGACATCAAAGCTTTGAATCCCGGACAACAAGAATATGGTGAACATCCGCCTCCCTTCTCCTCAAGTAAAGAGTCTTGCAACAGTTCAGAAGCATTGGAAGAATCAGAGACCTTGCAAACAATAACTGAGAGAGAAAAAGTTCTGGTTCCAGTTGTAGAATCTTTTCACAAAGATGATCATCTGAAAGTAGATAGTCTTAGTTCTCAAGGAGGGAGGAAGCATTTAAATTGTGAGACTGAAAAACCATTAGAAGAATATACGGAATTACTAAAAGATGGAAAGCTG GTAACTGAAAACCAAATGGCTGAAGAGAAGGATGGAGAATCACTGGTTGAGAATGGAACATACAGAATTAATGATGCCAATCTTTGGGCAGCTGATACTTTAGATCATCCACCAG ATGATTCTTTTAGTCTCACTGCAGAGATTGTGAAGGATGTTGTATCTGCTGTTACTACCATTGTTCCTGACTCTCTAATAATTGATTTACATCCAGAAAGTGAAATGGGTACATCTCATTTGGAAGTGAACTCACAGAAAAGTGAGTCAGATTCTGCTGGACATGAAATAGCCAACTCAATGATGACATTTCTGCTTCCTCGAGCACTTCCTCTGCTTAGGACATAcactagaaagaaaaagaatgatataAAATCACCAGAAATATCTATCCACAATTCTCGGGACGAAAATAAGAAGATCGACCCTTATCTTGACTCCACATCTG TCAGCAAGCTTGACAAGAATTCACTGCTTAGACAGAAGAAGGAGAATACCAATTTTCCAGTTCGAGGTTGTGTTCCAGCATCTACAGCTTGTTCCCTTGCTGAAGCTGTTGTCCCTGATAGTTTTGATAATTCTGAAGGTGGATATACTCCAAGTCTGGGGTTAGCTCAGATTCTACGAGTAGCTGAAGTTGCTAAAGAAGATCAAAGTGTTCAAGGTTTACAAACCAGCAGGCCTGAAATCGTGGGGCCATCAAAGCATGATAATTTAGAAGCAGCAGCTTGCAATGGTGAAACAG GAACAGAAACAGAAAATGACTTCTTACCGAGTACACATAAATTTGTTCAAGCATCAAGAAAGGAAATTAACAGAACCCAAAGGACTGGCGCAATTGTCAGTGGGACCTTAACTAACATTCCACCTTCTGCTGAATCAATGGTGCAGCATGTGTCTTTATCTGAAAGTATCATCTGCAGAGATTTCAGAGATGATTCTGTTCCAGAGTCAAAAGGGGATATAAATGCAATGCACACCTCACATTTCTTGCAAGGGAGCTCTTCTAAGCAGCACCAAAGTGAACAATCTGTATCTACTGATGATCCCTACATTGAAGGACAGCCCGTTAACTTCAATGCAAAAGAAAGGTTCACTAATACCAATGGTACACCTTTTAAATTGGCCTCCAAATCACAAGATCAAGGAATGGATCAGATGTTAGACCATATTCAAACTTCAAAGTTGCTTGATTCAACCGCAATTAATACTGAAGACAACTTGACTGAAGTGTTGTCTAGAGACCAACAATGTGTCAGGTTTACTGGTCCTCTGTTAGATAAGCAAAACCAGAAGATAAATTTTTCTGCTGACACCACTGAGAAAAAGGAGAATAATGAGAATGTAAACATAGAAGTGCAGAAAGATTTAAAGACTGACAGTGAAAGAAGTGGTGTTCTCAAGGTTATTGCAGGCTATGCCCATCCCATGCCAATATCATCAGTGCTATTAAGTACACAAGAAAATGATCTTTATATTTGTGTTTTATGTGGCCAACCATTGGATGAGGATAGAACTATTTTCATGTACAAGGTCCCAATGGAAGGAGAAGAAAGGGGGTGCCCTTCTTTTATTGGTCACGTTTCTATACGTTTCCAATTTTCAGATGGTGCCTTTCGTGGAGAT ATTGAACTGGACAGTGCTGCTGTGCAGTTGACACCAATTGGGCAATCACTTGTGTTGTTCAACACTGTAAGAGCCCCAAGCTGCAG GGAGGGTGATATAAAGTGCCGGTGCTCATTATGTGATTTGAATCTTTTCGAGGAAAATGCAGTAAAGATTGTGCAAATTAGAAATGGTTATCTCTCTCTCATTACTAAACTGAAAACGAAGCTAAGGGTCTGTTGTATATTGGTTTGTCCACCTGATCACCTTGTGGCTGTGGAAGAAAGTGGAAAGCTGTACATATGGATCATGAATTCAAAATGGAG TGCGCAGATGGAAGAATGCTGTTTGCTGCCACCTGATTGCCCACCCTTTTCTGCAATGAAATTGAAAAGAATACCAAATTTTGCTAGTTTGGTTCTTGGGTACAATGGTTTTGGGGAATTTAGCCTATG GGATATAAATAAGTGCATGCTTGTGTCAAAGTTTTCTGCTACAAGTTCTTCTGTTTTTCAATGTCTTCCACTCAGTCTATTTAGATGGCAAAGAAAGTTCACTGTTCCAACGGCGGTCACTGAAGAGATTATTAACGAAATAACAGATGTCACAAAGATGTCTTTCTTGGAAAAAAGAGATAATCTACCCTTCTACTCAATAGAGGATAAAGATGTGGCAATCTGGATCCTTATTTCTACAGCTCCTGATTCAAATTTGTCTGCTTATCAATCTAGTGAGCAGCAGTCTGATCCAGTTCATTGGTGGAGGCTTGCTCTATTGGTTAATAACACAGTGATCATGGGAAATTCTCTAGACCCAAG GGCTACTGCAATTGGTTTTTCAGCTGGTCATGGGATTATTGGGAGAAGTGATGGACTGGTCTACATGTGGGAACTAACTACAGGGGAAAGGCTCCAAACTCTGCATCACTTCAAAG ATGCAGCTGTGTCATCCATTGTCTCTGACGATTCTAGCCATCGTGCAGTGGCCATAGCCAGCGATGGAGGTCAGTTGCTGGTATATTTGCCATCTTGA